One window from the genome of Bufo bufo chromosome 4, aBufBuf1.1, whole genome shotgun sequence encodes:
- the LOC120997014 gene encoding uncharacterized protein LOC120997014, which produces MTDKVQEMSGCVVVVVTGGSRVWNMTDKVQEMSGCVVVVVTGGNRVWNMTDKVQEMYGCVMVAVGCSTVWNMTDKVQEMSGCVVVVVTGGGRVWNMTDKVQEMSGCVMVVVTGGSRVWNMTDKVQEMSGCVVVVVTGGSRVWNMTDKVQEMSGCVMVAVGGSTVWNMTDKVQEMSGLAVVVAVGGSTVWNMTDKVQDMSGCVMVAVGGSTVWNMTDKVQKMSGCVMVAVGGSRVWNLTDKVQEMSGCVMVAVGGSTVWNMTDKVQEMSGLAVVVAVGGSSDSVEHDGQGAGDVWPCSCSSSWWQQ; this is translated from the exons atgacggacaaggtgcaggagatgtctggctgtgtggtggtagtagtaactGGTGGCAGTAGAGTATGGAACATGacagacaag gtgcaggagatgtctggctgtgtggtggtagtagtaactGGTGGAAATagagtatggaacatgacggacaaggtgcaggagatgtatgGCTGTGTGATGGTAGCAGTTGGTtgcagcacagtatggaacatgacggacaag gtgcaggagatgtctggctgtgtggtggtagtagtaactGGTGGCGGTagagtatggaacatgacggacaaggtgcaggagatgtctggctgtgtgatGGTAGTAGTAACTGGTGGCAGTagagtatggaacatgacggacaag gtgcaggagatgtctggctgtgtggtggtagtagtaactGGTGGCAGTAGAGTATGGAACATGacagacaaggtgcaggagatgtctggctgtgtgatGGTAGCAGTTGGtggcagcacagtatggaacatgacggacaaggtgcaggagatgtctggccttGCAGTTGTAGTAGCAGTTGGtggcagcacagtatggaacatgacggacaaagTGCAGGACATGTCTGGCTGTGTGATGGTAGCAGTTGGtggcagcacagtatggaacatgacggacaaggtgcagaagatgtctggctgtgtgatGGTAGCAGTTGGTGgcagcagagtatggaacctgacggacaaggtgcaggagatgtcggGCTGTGTGATGGTAGCAGTTGGtggcagcacagtatggaacatgacggacaaggtgcaggagatgtctggccttGCAGTTGTAGTAGCAGTTGGTGGCAGCAGTGACAgtgtggaacatgatggacaaggtgcaggagatgtctggccttGCAGTTGTAGTAGCAGTTGGTGGCAGCAGTAA